Proteins encoded within one genomic window of Augochlora pura isolate Apur16 chromosome 11, APUR_v2.2.1, whole genome shotgun sequence:
- the LOC144476876 gene encoding uncharacterized protein LOC144476876 isoform X3 → MAAPVIEKKRFFCREWAFVKLSHCLEQRPASKTCGALIVGGPGSGKTALCAELAWPSTNANARHQRSLNRRLLARHFCQARSEASLSPAQFVRSLVAQLLQASSDGIHRASPNSPTPGSTATTTTTNATTIPLTSREAVAEAYAEKLRTDPEIQAALQPDVLDRDPDDALKKALLFPLLEVEPPKSCLFLLVDSIDEGQTLNPPQTGTRDSRRENENVSRTIAELLANHHHLFPQWLLLVCTARRQSKTISRMFTGFRKISLDDLRKSHVVRDVQQYILARLDQEDALRQHISCDTAEMLNQLHIKSNGCFLYLEKVLDGVAENFIVLREVREIPGTLNGLYLWLCQRLFSRKQFAKVQPLLNVILAAKLPITQEILYKCVKTACTGITIEDFNRRLHLLRRVISVSRAGALMLFHHSFAEWLLDVKHCTQKYLCSAIEGHAMLAAYYTLRAPDLNPDEICVLGQHLQRSITNVATTNCNLDIHTLQILWMIGSGAPIEECYLDSSECILWPRQEVKLLRLLIDAGAKPSEKVVEDDTNKDAVSSSQVSQDVSPMDESPSEPLTELLGESGDINQTDSCGRTVLHTLAADGNASLLELALTTCPQAKLEATDRHGQTPLNLAARHGYADVVRVLLAAGACADHADCDGWTALRAAAWGGHTQVVEMLLEHGAIVDCADWDQRTALRAAAWGGHEDIVKALLQHGADVNRTDDEGRTALIAAAYMGHSEIVEHLLDFGAEIDHADSDGRTALSVAALCVPSNHGYAKVVTILLERGAAVDHQDKDGMTPLLVAAFEGHRDVCELLLEYEADVDHCDATGRTPLWAAASMGHGSVVALLLFWGCYVDSIDNEGRTVLSVAAAQGGTDVVKQLLDRGLDEQHRDNSGWTPLHYAAFEGHIDVCEALLEAGAKIDETDNDGKGALMLAAQEGHYTLVERLLEQHGAPIDQHAHDGKTALRLAALEGHYDTVRVVLSHNADVNTKDADGRSTLYILALENRLAMARFLLEHACADVESRDSEGRTPLHVSAWQGHVEMVALLLTEGAANVNACDNENRTPLHSAAWQGHAAIVRLLLEHGATPDHTCNQGATALGIAAQEGHEHCVRALLNHGADPSHSDHCGRNAIKVAAKSGHDTVVRLLEEHSANQRILRPGINGGGSSSATSVTSNSTAETKPSSAILNPLSTQYSPAESPDSTKRRSCVSLGNNSSNSKSSSNLTGSTKSDQGKFNQNSMVNQVIKVVLTETPQQDTGIRYCGWRIVITKKRKSINKFFSFYLSKIKLPHLKK, encoded by the exons ATGGCGGCGCCGGTGATCGAGAAGAAACGGTTCTTCTGCCGCGAATGGGCGTTCGTCAAGCTGTCCCATTGCCTGGAGCAGAGGCCAGCTTCGAAGACCTGCGGCGCCTTGATCGTTGGTGGACCAGGAAGCGGGAAGACCGCGCTCTGCGCTGAGCTAGCCTGGCCATCAACCAACGCGAACGCTAGGCACCAGAGGTCCCTGAACAGGAGACTACTCGCCAGGCACTTCTGCCAGGCCAGGAGCGAGGCTTCCTTGTCGCCGGCGCAGTTCGTCAGATCTCTGGTTGCTCAGCTCCTGCAGGCTAGCTCGGACGGAATTCACAG AGCGTCGCCAAATTCGCCGACTCCCGGTAGTACcgctacgacgacgacgaccaacGCCACCACGATCCCGTTAACTTCCAGGGAAGCGGTGGCGGAAGCCTACGCCGAGAAACTCCGGACAGACCCAGAGATCCAGGCAGCTCTGCAGCCAGATGTCCTCGACAGAGATCCCGATGACGCATTGAAGAAGGCGCTCTTGTTCCCTCTGTTGGAAGTCGAGCCGCCGAAGAGCTGCTTGTTCTTGTTGGTTGACTCCATCGATGAGGGACAGACCTTGAATCCTCCACAGACCGGCACCAGAGACTCTAGAAGGGAGAATGAGAACGTTAGTAGAACAATTGCTGAACTGCTGGccaaccaccaccacctctTTCCGCAGTGGTTACTGCTGGTTTGTACTGCTCGACGTCAGAGTAAAACAATCTCGAGGATGTTCACTGGATTCCGTAAGATCTCGTTGGACGATCTAAGGAAATCTCACGTGGTCCGAGATGTTCAGCAGTATATTCTTGCTCGTTTGGATCAAGAAGATGCGCTCAg GCAACACATCTCTTGCGACACGGCTGAGATGCTGAATCAGTTGCACATCAAGAGCAACGGCTGTTTCCTGTACCTGGAAAAGGTTCTCGACGGTGTCGCTGAGAACTTTATTGTCTTACGAGAGGTCCGCGAGATACCAGGCACTTTGAACGGCCTCTATCTCTGGCTGTGCCAAAGACTCTTCAGCAGGAAGCAATTCGCCAAAGTCCAACCGCTGCTTAACGTGATCCTTGCTGCCAAACTGCCTATCACCCAGGAGATCCTCTACAAATGTGTGAAAACCGCCTGCACAGGCATCACCATCGAAGACTTCAACCGACGCCTACACCTTTTACGAAGAGTGATCTCGGTGTCCCGTGCTGGTGCACTGATGCTGTTCCATCACAGTTTCGCCGAGTGGCTATTAGATGTCAAGCACTGTACCCAAAAGTATCTCTGTTCCGCCATCGAGGGCCACGCCATGTTGGCTGCTTACTACACCCTTCGCGCACCAGACCTAAACCCTGATGAGATCTGTGTGCTGGGACAGCATCTCCAACGATCCATCACTAACGTAGCCACCACGAACTGCAATTTGGATATTCACACTCTTCAGATACTCTGGATGATTGGCAGTGGAGCACCGATCGAAGAATGCTACCTAGACAGCTCCGAGTGTATCCTCTGGCCCAGACAAGAAGTTAAGCTGTTGAGATTGCTTATCGACGCTGGGGCTAAGCCGTCTGAGAAGGTTGTGGAAGACGATACCAACAAGGATGCTGTTTCTTCTAGTCAG GTCTCGCAAGATGTTAGCCCGATGGACGAATCTCCCAGCGAACCGTTAACAGAACTGCTTGGTGAGAGCGGAGACATCAATCAAACGGACTCTTGCGGACGAACAGTACTGCACACACTCGCTGCAGATGGTAATGCATCTTTGCTGGAGTTGGCTCTAACGACCTGCCCTCAG GCAAAACTGGAAGCTACGGACCGTCACGGACAGACACCGTTGAACTTAGCTGCTAGACACGGCTACGCAGATGTGGTTCGCGTGCTTCTGGCTGCCGGTGCATGTGCGGATCATGCAGACTGTGATGGCTGGACCGCCCTCAGAGCTGCAGCCTGGGGAGGTCACACTCAG GTGGTCGAAATGCTGTTGGAGCATGGTGCGATAGTGGATTGCGCTGACTGGGATCAACGAACGGCGCTGAGAGCAGCTGCGTGGGGTGGACACGAAGACATCGTTAAAGCACTTCTGCAGCACGGCGCCGACGTCAACAGAACGGATGACGAAGGCAGAACCGCTTTAATTGCTGCTGCCTACATGGGTCACAGTGAGATAGTCGAACACCTTCTAGACTTCGGTGCAGAGATCGATCATGCCGATAGCGACGGTAGAACAGCCCTCAGTGTCGCTGCTTTGTGTGTCCCTTCCAATCATGGCTATGCAAAG GTGGTCACAATATTATTGGAGAGGGGTGCTGCAGTTGATCATCAAGACAAAGACGGCATGACTCCGTTGCTGGTAGCAGCATTCGAAGGCCACAGGGATGTCTGTGAGCTGCTCTTGGAATATGAGGCAGACGTGGATCATTGCGATGCTACTGGACGTACACCTTTGTGGGCAGCAGCCAGTATGGGTCATGGATCGGTTGTTGCCCTTTTGTTATTCTGGGGATGTTACGTTGACAGCATTGATAACGAGGGCAGGACCGTCCTAAGTGTGGCTGCTGCCCAAGGTGGCACTGATGTGGTGAAGCAATTGCTGGACAGAG GCTTAGACGAACAGCATAGGGACAATTCGGGCTGGACACCTCTGCACTATGCGGCTTTCGAAGGTCACATTGACGTCTGCGAAGCATTGCTTGAAGCTGGCGCCAAAATTGATGAAACTGACAATGACGGCAAGGGGGCTTTAATGCTTGCGGCTCAAGAGGGACACTATACCCTCGTTGAGAGATTGCTAGAACAACATGGCGCACCAATCGATCAACACGCTCATGACGGGAAAACTGCTCTAAG ACTTGCAGCTCTGGAAGGACATTATGACACTGTCAGGGTAGTATTATCCCACAATGCTGATGTCAACACGAAAGACGCCGATGGCAGAAGTACTCTCTACATTCTCGCCTTGGAAAACAGACTAGCAATGGCACGATTTTTACTAGAACACGCGTGCGCTGATGTAGAAAGTAGAGATTCAGAA GGCAGAACACCTCTGCACGTGAGTGCTTGGCAAGGACACGTTGAGATGGTAGCTCTACTATTAACAGAAGGTGCTGCCAATGTAAATGCCTGCGACAATGAGAACCGAACGCCACTTCATTCTGCTGCCTGGCAAGGACATGCTGCCATTGTCAGACTACTTCTAGAGCACGGGGCTACTCCCGACCACACTTGCAATCAAGGTGCAACAGCTCTAG gtATAGCTGCACAGGAAGGCCATGAACACTGTGTACGAGCACTCCTAAACCATGGTGCTGATCCGAGTCATTCCGATCACTGTGGCCGTAATGCAATTAAAGTAGCTGCTAAGAGTGGGCATGACACAGTAGTAAGACTTCTCGAAGAACACTCTGCTAATCAACGAATTCTCAGGCCTGGTATTAATGGAG GTGGAAGTAGTAGCGCTACTTCGGTTACCTCCAATTCAACAGCAGAGACAAAACCATCGTCTGCAATTCTGAATCCTCTCTCTACGCAGTACAGTCCTGCAGAATCGCCAGATTCAACGAAACGAAGAAGCTGCGTCTCCCTCGGCAATAATTCCAGCAACAGTAAATCGAGCAGCAACTTAACAGGGAGCACGAAGAGCGACCAAGGGAAATTCAATCAGAATTCAATGGTGAATCAGGTAATAAAA GTTGTGTTAACAGAAACACCTCAGCAGGACACCGGAATCCGTTACTGTGGCTGGCGAATCGTAATTACCAAAAAGCGAAAgtcaataaacaaatttttctctttttatttgagCAAAATCAAATTACCTCACCTGAAAAAGTGA
- the LOC144476876 gene encoding uncharacterized protein LOC144476876 isoform X2, which produces MAAPVIEKKRFFCREWAFVKLSHCLEQRPASKTCGALIVGGPGSGKTALCAELAWPSTNANARHQRSLNRRLLARHFCQARSEASLSPAQFVRSLVAQLLQASSDGIHRASPNSPTPGSTATTTTTNATTIPLTSREAVAEAYAEKLRTDPEIQAALQPDVLDRDPDDALKKALLFPLLEVEPPKSCLFLLVDSIDEGQTLNPPQTGTRDSRRENENVSRTIAELLANHHHLFPQWLLLVCTARRQSKTISRMFTGFRKISLDDLRKSHVVRDVQQYILARLDQEDALRQHISCDTAEMLNQLHIKSNGCFLYLEKVLDGVAENFIVLREVREIPGTLNGLYLWLCQRLFSRKQFAKVQPLLNVILAAKLPITQEILYKCVKTACTGITIEDFNRRLHLLRRVISVSRAGALMLFHHSFAEWLLDVKHCTQKYLCSAIEGHAMLAAYYTLRAPDLNPDEICVLGQHLQRSITNVATTNCNLDIHTLQILWMIGSGAPIEECYLDSSECILWPRQEVKLLRLLIDAGAKPSEKVVEDDTNKDAVSSSQVSQDVSPMDESPSEPLTELLGESGDINQTDSCGRTVLHTLAADGNASLLELALTTCPQAKLEATDRHGQTPLNLAARHGYADVVRVLLAAGACADHADCDGWTALRAAAWGGHTQVVEMLLEHGAIVDCADWDQRTALRAAAWGGHEDIVKALLQHGADVNRTDDEGRTALIAAAYMGHSEIVEHLLDFGAEIDHADSDGRTALSVAALCVPSNHGYAKVVTILLERGAAVDHQDKDGMTPLLVAAFEGHRDVCELLLEYEADVDHCDATGRTPLWAAASMGHGSVVALLLFWGCYVDSIDNEGRTVLSVAAAQGGTDVVKQLLDRGLDEQHRDNSGWTPLHYAAFEGHIDVCEALLEAGAKIDETDNDGKGALMLAAQEGHYTLVERLLEQHGAPIDQHAHDGKTALRLAALEGHYDTVRVVLSHNADVNTKDADGRSTLYILALENRLAMARFLLEHACADVESRDSEGRTPLHVSAWQGHVEMVALLLTEGAANVNACDNENRTPLHSAAWQGHAAIVRLLLEHGATPDHTCNQGATALGIAAQEGHEHCVRALLNHGADPSHSDHCGRNAIKVAAKSGHDTVVRLLEEHSANQRILRPGINGGGSSSATSVTSNSTAETKPSSAILNPLSTQYSPAESPDSTKRRSCVSLGNNSSNSKSSSNLTGSTKSDQGKFNQNSMVNQTPLSFTQQLQQCSRGAKSRPLSKLLSPLKSEPQSPIYASPPHSPLSDSLIPYSPTNTTSPPSAQTAANVIQNQLGVSLITGNQNVPYKAQLSGYNHTPAIYEPINIKTEIIDKNDVSKPFELTNEMLGLNVSKEKKNGLDEKRNSADTHFTRDTHMRIILGNSGAGVGRSVKHTSDHTPASASNAKPKRNGLVSNPAMRLVAGVRNGIENATNRNKPITTRVNGFQWKAEARKETPL; this is translated from the exons ATGGCGGCGCCGGTGATCGAGAAGAAACGGTTCTTCTGCCGCGAATGGGCGTTCGTCAAGCTGTCCCATTGCCTGGAGCAGAGGCCAGCTTCGAAGACCTGCGGCGCCTTGATCGTTGGTGGACCAGGAAGCGGGAAGACCGCGCTCTGCGCTGAGCTAGCCTGGCCATCAACCAACGCGAACGCTAGGCACCAGAGGTCCCTGAACAGGAGACTACTCGCCAGGCACTTCTGCCAGGCCAGGAGCGAGGCTTCCTTGTCGCCGGCGCAGTTCGTCAGATCTCTGGTTGCTCAGCTCCTGCAGGCTAGCTCGGACGGAATTCACAG AGCGTCGCCAAATTCGCCGACTCCCGGTAGTACcgctacgacgacgacgaccaacGCCACCACGATCCCGTTAACTTCCAGGGAAGCGGTGGCGGAAGCCTACGCCGAGAAACTCCGGACAGACCCAGAGATCCAGGCAGCTCTGCAGCCAGATGTCCTCGACAGAGATCCCGATGACGCATTGAAGAAGGCGCTCTTGTTCCCTCTGTTGGAAGTCGAGCCGCCGAAGAGCTGCTTGTTCTTGTTGGTTGACTCCATCGATGAGGGACAGACCTTGAATCCTCCACAGACCGGCACCAGAGACTCTAGAAGGGAGAATGAGAACGTTAGTAGAACAATTGCTGAACTGCTGGccaaccaccaccacctctTTCCGCAGTGGTTACTGCTGGTTTGTACTGCTCGACGTCAGAGTAAAACAATCTCGAGGATGTTCACTGGATTCCGTAAGATCTCGTTGGACGATCTAAGGAAATCTCACGTGGTCCGAGATGTTCAGCAGTATATTCTTGCTCGTTTGGATCAAGAAGATGCGCTCAg GCAACACATCTCTTGCGACACGGCTGAGATGCTGAATCAGTTGCACATCAAGAGCAACGGCTGTTTCCTGTACCTGGAAAAGGTTCTCGACGGTGTCGCTGAGAACTTTATTGTCTTACGAGAGGTCCGCGAGATACCAGGCACTTTGAACGGCCTCTATCTCTGGCTGTGCCAAAGACTCTTCAGCAGGAAGCAATTCGCCAAAGTCCAACCGCTGCTTAACGTGATCCTTGCTGCCAAACTGCCTATCACCCAGGAGATCCTCTACAAATGTGTGAAAACCGCCTGCACAGGCATCACCATCGAAGACTTCAACCGACGCCTACACCTTTTACGAAGAGTGATCTCGGTGTCCCGTGCTGGTGCACTGATGCTGTTCCATCACAGTTTCGCCGAGTGGCTATTAGATGTCAAGCACTGTACCCAAAAGTATCTCTGTTCCGCCATCGAGGGCCACGCCATGTTGGCTGCTTACTACACCCTTCGCGCACCAGACCTAAACCCTGATGAGATCTGTGTGCTGGGACAGCATCTCCAACGATCCATCACTAACGTAGCCACCACGAACTGCAATTTGGATATTCACACTCTTCAGATACTCTGGATGATTGGCAGTGGAGCACCGATCGAAGAATGCTACCTAGACAGCTCCGAGTGTATCCTCTGGCCCAGACAAGAAGTTAAGCTGTTGAGATTGCTTATCGACGCTGGGGCTAAGCCGTCTGAGAAGGTTGTGGAAGACGATACCAACAAGGATGCTGTTTCTTCTAGTCAG GTCTCGCAAGATGTTAGCCCGATGGACGAATCTCCCAGCGAACCGTTAACAGAACTGCTTGGTGAGAGCGGAGACATCAATCAAACGGACTCTTGCGGACGAACAGTACTGCACACACTCGCTGCAGATGGTAATGCATCTTTGCTGGAGTTGGCTCTAACGACCTGCCCTCAG GCAAAACTGGAAGCTACGGACCGTCACGGACAGACACCGTTGAACTTAGCTGCTAGACACGGCTACGCAGATGTGGTTCGCGTGCTTCTGGCTGCCGGTGCATGTGCGGATCATGCAGACTGTGATGGCTGGACCGCCCTCAGAGCTGCAGCCTGGGGAGGTCACACTCAG GTGGTCGAAATGCTGTTGGAGCATGGTGCGATAGTGGATTGCGCTGACTGGGATCAACGAACGGCGCTGAGAGCAGCTGCGTGGGGTGGACACGAAGACATCGTTAAAGCACTTCTGCAGCACGGCGCCGACGTCAACAGAACGGATGACGAAGGCAGAACCGCTTTAATTGCTGCTGCCTACATGGGTCACAGTGAGATAGTCGAACACCTTCTAGACTTCGGTGCAGAGATCGATCATGCCGATAGCGACGGTAGAACAGCCCTCAGTGTCGCTGCTTTGTGTGTCCCTTCCAATCATGGCTATGCAAAG GTGGTCACAATATTATTGGAGAGGGGTGCTGCAGTTGATCATCAAGACAAAGACGGCATGACTCCGTTGCTGGTAGCAGCATTCGAAGGCCACAGGGATGTCTGTGAGCTGCTCTTGGAATATGAGGCAGACGTGGATCATTGCGATGCTACTGGACGTACACCTTTGTGGGCAGCAGCCAGTATGGGTCATGGATCGGTTGTTGCCCTTTTGTTATTCTGGGGATGTTACGTTGACAGCATTGATAACGAGGGCAGGACCGTCCTAAGTGTGGCTGCTGCCCAAGGTGGCACTGATGTGGTGAAGCAATTGCTGGACAGAG GCTTAGACGAACAGCATAGGGACAATTCGGGCTGGACACCTCTGCACTATGCGGCTTTCGAAGGTCACATTGACGTCTGCGAAGCATTGCTTGAAGCTGGCGCCAAAATTGATGAAACTGACAATGACGGCAAGGGGGCTTTAATGCTTGCGGCTCAAGAGGGACACTATACCCTCGTTGAGAGATTGCTAGAACAACATGGCGCACCAATCGATCAACACGCTCATGACGGGAAAACTGCTCTAAG ACTTGCAGCTCTGGAAGGACATTATGACACTGTCAGGGTAGTATTATCCCACAATGCTGATGTCAACACGAAAGACGCCGATGGCAGAAGTACTCTCTACATTCTCGCCTTGGAAAACAGACTAGCAATGGCACGATTTTTACTAGAACACGCGTGCGCTGATGTAGAAAGTAGAGATTCAGAA GGCAGAACACCTCTGCACGTGAGTGCTTGGCAAGGACACGTTGAGATGGTAGCTCTACTATTAACAGAAGGTGCTGCCAATGTAAATGCCTGCGACAATGAGAACCGAACGCCACTTCATTCTGCTGCCTGGCAAGGACATGCTGCCATTGTCAGACTACTTCTAGAGCACGGGGCTACTCCCGACCACACTTGCAATCAAGGTGCAACAGCTCTAG gtATAGCTGCACAGGAAGGCCATGAACACTGTGTACGAGCACTCCTAAACCATGGTGCTGATCCGAGTCATTCCGATCACTGTGGCCGTAATGCAATTAAAGTAGCTGCTAAGAGTGGGCATGACACAGTAGTAAGACTTCTCGAAGAACACTCTGCTAATCAACGAATTCTCAGGCCTGGTATTAATGGAG GTGGAAGTAGTAGCGCTACTTCGGTTACCTCCAATTCAACAGCAGAGACAAAACCATCGTCTGCAATTCTGAATCCTCTCTCTACGCAGTACAGTCCTGCAGAATCGCCAGATTCAACGAAACGAAGAAGCTGCGTCTCCCTCGGCAATAATTCCAGCAACAGTAAATCGAGCAGCAACTTAACAGGGAGCACGAAGAGCGACCAAGGGAAATTCAATCAGAATTCAATGGTGAATCAG ACACCATTATCTTTCACGCAACAACTACAACAATGCTCGAGAGGAGCGAAGAGCAGACCGCTCAGCAAACTTTTGTCGCCCTTGAAAAGTGAACCACAGAGCCCGATCTATGCTTCGCCACCTCATTCGCCGTTAAGCGATAGCCTGATACCCTATTCGCCTACGAACACCACCAGTCCGCCGAGCGCCCAAACAGCAGCGAACGTGATACAAAATCAGTTGGGGGTTTCCCTAATAACCGGAAATCAAAACGTACCGTACAAGGCCCAACTGTCCGGTTACAATCATACACCAGCTATCTACGAGCCGATCAACATAAAGACCGAAATCATCGATAAAAATGACGTTAGCAAACCATTCGAATTGACGAACGAAATGTTAGGCTTAAATGTTAGCAAAGAGAAGAAGAATGGACTGGACGAGAAGAGGAACTCGGCCGATACTCATTTCACTAGAGATACACATATGAGGATAATTTTGGGGAACAGTGGAGCTGGTGTTGGCAGGAGTGTAAAACACACTTCTGACCATACGCCTGCCAG tgCAAGTAACGCAAAACCAAAGCGCAATGGTTTGGTATCCAACCCAGCCATGAGACTAGTAGCAGGTGTTAGAAATGGAATTGAGAATGCAACTAATAGGAATAAACCCATTACGACGCGAGTAAATGGATTTCAGTGGAAAGCAGAGGCACGAAAGGAAACACCTTTGTAG